The genomic region ATCTTTTCGTGAGCCTCTCCGAGAGGCCCGGGTCTTCGCAGGGGAACCGGTCGCACTGGAAACAAAAATCGACCCCCTTTTCTCTTACGCAGTCCTTTACCGGACACGCGAAAAAGGCGCAATCGTCCTCCCGACATGAGCGGCACGAGCCTTTTGCAAAATATTCCAGGAGCTCCCGAAACGCGTCATAGTTCTTGAGGGCGGGCGTAAACGCCGACAATCGCCCGACATACTCGCCGAAATTCGGCCCCAGAGAGTCCGCAAGCGAAATGCTCAGGCGCCTGATGTCGCCCTCC from Candidatus Zymogenus saltonus harbors:
- a CDS encoding DUF3795 domain-containing protein; protein product: MEYQEIVKHIAPCGLNCRKCLAHVEGDIRRLSISLADSLGPNFGEYVGRLSAFTPALKNYDAFRELLEYFAKGSCRSCREDDCAFFACPVKDCVREKGVDFCFQCDRFPCEDPGLSERLTKR